A stretch of the Alnus glutinosa chromosome 6, dhAlnGlut1.1, whole genome shotgun sequence genome encodes the following:
- the LOC133871336 gene encoding pentatricopeptide repeat-containing protein At4g31070, mitochondrial gives MPILPSNWPKFGSSLMHFSITRFTSTTSPTISIPAIHCKIRDLVSQGQYHQTLEIYKEEVHLSGLHATASCLPSVIKACSYAQSLHFGLQLHCMALKTGSDSEAAISNSLISMYAKFSIVEAARQVFDTVPNRDAITWNSLINCYLQNGCCVQALEAFKQMYLCGFALNLELIAGIISTCARTGEFSSLGRQIHALVIVHGMIKESVFLSTALVDLYMRCHSSFVALRVFQEMEVKNEVSWTAMIFGCTANQDYDMAIDCFQTMQVEGIKPNRVTLLAVLPAFAELGYLERGKEVHGYAFRRGFDSDHHFSAAMIHMYCKCRETLHSAGIIFEKSLFRDVVMWSSIIGGYARSGNGAKAMKLYNQMRTEGIEPNPVTLLAILSACTTLSSLNHGCGVHGYILKCGFNFDVFIGNALINMYAKCGCLMASHRIFKEMPNRDCTSWSTLISGYGIHGSGEKALQLFHEMQDRGVEPDSITFLAVLSACNYSGLVKEGREMFDHVMKDDKIPLTIEHFACLVDLLGRSGKVEDACEVVRSMPMKPSTKIWSSLVSACKVHGRLEMAERLAHWLIKSEPDNAANHTMLSMVYAEADNWVGVEKVRRLTRVHGLKKSYGFSRIELENKSLN, from the coding sequence ATGCCAATTTTACCTTCAAATTGGCCAAAATTTGGATCATCTCTTATGCATTTTTCGATCACACGGTTCACATCAACTACAAGTCCTACAATATCAATTCCAGCCATTCACTGTAAAATCAGAGACTTGGTTTCCCAAGGACAATATCACCAAACACTCGAGATATACAAAGAAGAAGTCCATCTCTCGGGTCTCCATGCAACCGCCTCTTGTCTTCCGTCGGTCATCAAGGCATGCTCTTATGCTCAGTCCCTACATTTTGGCCTTCAGCTTCACTGCATGGCCCTCAAGACAGGCTCTGATTCCGAGGCAGCTATATCCAATTCTCTCATTTCTATGTATGCAAAGTTTTCGATTGTTGAAGCTGCACGTCAAGTGTTCGATACAGTGCCTAATAGAGACGCAATCACATGGAACTCCCTGATAAATTGCTACTTACAAAATGGGTGTTGCGTCCAAGCTTTAGAAGCGTTTAAGCAAATGTATTTATGTGGTTTTGCACTGAACCTGGAGTTGATTGCGGGAATAATATCAACTTGTGCTCGGACAGGGGAGTTCAGTAGTCTAGGGAGACAGATTCATGCCCTTGTTATTGTTCATGGAATGATCAAGGAGTCGGTGTTTTTATCAACGGCTCTGGTTGATTTGTACATGAGGTGTCACAGTTCATTCGTGGCTTTACGTGTTTTTCAAGAAATGGAGGTGAAAAATGAGGTTTCATGGACTGCCATGATATTCGGCTGCACTGCTAACCAAGATTACGATATGGCAATCGATTGCTTTCAAACAATGCAGGTTGAGGGGATCAAACCCAATCGAGTAACCTTACTCGCGGTTTTACCAGCTTTTGCAGAGTTAGGCTATCTTGAGCGTGGGAAAGAGGTTCATGGGTATGCTTTTCGTCGTGGGTTTGATTCAGATCATCATTTTTCAGCAGCTATGATACACATGTACTGTAAATGCCGAGAAACTCTGCATTCTGCCGGGATAATCTTCGAGAAGTCTCTTTTTAGAGATGTTGTGATGTGGAGTTCAATTATTGGGGGCTATGCTCGAAGTGGGAATGGTGCCAAAGCGATGAAGCTTTATAACCAAATGCGAACGGAGGGAATTGAGCCAAACCCTGTAACTCTGTTGGCCATACTTTCTGCCTGCACTACTTTATCTTCACTGAACCATGGCTGCGGAGTCCATGGCTATATTTTGAAATGTGGCTTCAATTTTGACGTTTTCATTGGGAATGCACTAATAAATATGTATGCAAAGTGTGGCTGTCTCATGGCTTCACATCGAATATTCAAAGAAATGCCCAACAGAGACTGCACTTCATGGAGCACATTAATCAGTGGTTATGGTATTCATGGTTCTGGTGAAAAAGCTTTGCAACTCTTTCATGAGATGCAAGACAGAGGGGTGGAGCCAGATTCAATCACCTTCCTCGCTGTTTTATCCGCTTGCAATTACAGTGGCCTAGTCAAAGAGGGACGAGAGATGTTTGATCATGTAATGAAAGATGATAAAATACCCTTAACTATAGAGCATTTTGCATGCCTTGTCGATCTCCTGGGAAGATCAGGGAAGGTTGAGGATGCTTGTGAGGTTGTAAGAAGTATGCCCATGAAACCAAGTACAAAAATTTGGAGCTCTTTGGTATCTGCTTGTAAGGTTCATGGAAGATTGGAGATGGCAGAAAGGTTAGCGCATTGGCTTATCAAATCAGAACCTGATA